The following coding sequences lie in one Vicinamibacterales bacterium genomic window:
- the ruvC gene encoding crossover junction endodeoxyribonuclease RuvC: protein MKVFGIDPGSERTGYGCVETDGSRHRLVACGAIVTSPRNGFPEQLLKIHQQLNALLADCRPECVAIESVFYAVNVRSALKLGHARGVAVLAAVEGGYPVVEYTPAEVKRAVVGYGRAEKHQVGEMVRLLLGLTEVPTPDDAADALAVAICHLHSQGTEATRGVLTSMAASTRGKPRSWRDYRPEGEKPGVRSEK, encoded by the coding sequence GTGAAGGTCTTCGGGATCGACCCCGGCTCCGAGCGCACCGGCTATGGGTGCGTCGAGACCGATGGCAGCCGGCACCGGCTGGTAGCCTGCGGGGCGATCGTGACGTCTCCTCGAAACGGCTTCCCCGAGCAACTCCTGAAGATTCATCAGCAGTTGAACGCACTCCTGGCCGATTGTCGGCCGGAGTGCGTCGCGATCGAGAGCGTGTTCTATGCGGTCAACGTGCGGAGCGCGCTCAAGCTCGGTCACGCCCGCGGCGTGGCCGTGCTTGCCGCTGTCGAGGGCGGGTACCCGGTCGTGGAATACACTCCGGCCGAGGTCAAACGGGCCGTCGTGGGCTATGGTCGCGCGGAGAAACACCAGGTGGGCGAGATGGTGCGGCTGCTGCTCGGATTGACCGAAGTGCCGACGCCCGACGACGCCGCCGACGCGCTCGCGGTGGCCATCTGCCACCTGCACAGCCAGGGCACCGAGGCCACGCGCGGCGTGCTGACGAGCATGGCCGCGAGCACCCGCGGCAAGCCGCGCTCGTGGCGCGATTACCGGCCCGAAGGCGAGAAGCCGGGAGTCAGAAGCGAGAAGTGA